The following are from one region of the Methanospirillum hungatei genome:
- a CDS encoding S8 family serine peptidase has product MKIILKKQIFWVLVCLAGLSFSFGMADDTRYSTNVIGIPNFLPDPPYVNGSILVQAKSNSDGTIQTLSDINAAIGAEVTRDYGTVGISGLSLIALPDTISVPDAIRYYSGNPAVAYAEPDYYVRALKTPDDPQFWRQWGLSNTGTPFKENTSPGLSGADISALHGWNETTATHGTIIAVLDTGVDIGHPDLAKNLWSSSESGTILHGINILEDKPVEPWDDYGHGTHCAGVIGMIGNNGEGGTGVAWNTTIMPIKVLNYFGNGKLSDLAFGMAYATMHDASVISCSFGVEYSRVMEDIIRQSPALFVCSAGNNEVDLNRYPQYPACYNLSNVIAVVATDAQDHLSDFSNYGNRTVHVGAPGSDIYSTIPSRYSYTPLFEDPTFSEGNFTLTGNWTRNPGTMPGEPVSLQGVLPEDLFHDTYSIEMNKTVLIPDDTGKIPYLVWDIKGDFWGSLVIEYSNGVVNWTTLWDYTAYFEEDDWRQLFIPWNSWYSDPSYKVRFSFQPFNGVIKNDFSIRNIMIGYRGEVTKPEYGYMSGTSMAAPMVSGMAGLIKGIVPDLTAEEVKQVIMDTTDPLPSLQERTITGGRVNLSAALKSLKKDDIIPLYPGWNHVSVPRQLKEGYDTAQIFASVNSSGHSVLVYVNNSTGYKTLSMNDPVVPLQGYWVYSTSTMAVPVRLSDQIKPFSREIQAGWSSVGGWMETDISAKETFHSLMNTWSYATGYDAVVQQYEEPIIRGGTGNQSDERPIQPYHGYWLYCSQNGTYQTGFG; this is encoded by the coding sequence ATGAAAATAATACTGAAAAAACAAATTTTTTGGGTCCTTGTCTGCCTGGCAGGTCTTTCCTTTTCATTCGGTATGGCAGATGATACCAGGTATTCTACAAATGTAATAGGAATACCGAATTTTCTGCCTGATCCTCCATACGTGAATGGAAGTATCCTTGTGCAGGCAAAATCAAATTCTGATGGAACGATTCAAACCCTGTCTGATATCAATGCAGCAATTGGGGCAGAAGTTACCAGAGATTATGGTACCGTGGGGATTTCAGGATTATCACTGATCGCCCTTCCTGACACAATTTCAGTTCCTGATGCAATCCGGTATTATTCTGGTAATCCTGCTGTTGCTTATGCTGAACCTGATTATTATGTCAGGGCATTAAAAACACCTGATGACCCGCAGTTCTGGCGACAATGGGGACTTTCCAATACTGGAACGCCATTTAAGGAAAATACCAGCCCAGGGCTGTCTGGTGCAGATATCAGTGCCCTTCATGGATGGAATGAAACCACTGCAACACATGGAACAATCATCGCTGTTCTTGATACCGGCGTTGACATCGGTCATCCTGACCTGGCCAAAAACCTCTGGAGTTCATCAGAATCCGGAACCATTCTGCATGGAATAAATATTCTGGAAGATAAACCGGTTGAACCGTGGGATGATTATGGTCATGGGACTCATTGTGCCGGAGTTATTGGTATGATCGGCAATAATGGAGAAGGAGGAACAGGTGTTGCCTGGAATACCACCATCATGCCGATAAAAGTCCTGAATTATTTTGGAAACGGTAAATTATCTGACTTGGCATTCGGCATGGCATATGCAACGATGCATGATGCCTCGGTTATCAGTTGTTCATTTGGAGTAGAATACAGCAGGGTTATGGAAGATATCATCCGGCAGTCACCGGCTCTTTTTGTGTGTTCAGCAGGGAACAATGAAGTGGATCTGAATAGATATCCGCAGTATCCGGCATGTTACAACCTCAGTAATGTCATAGCCGTAGTAGCTACTGATGCCCAGGACCATCTGTCAGATTTCTCAAATTATGGGAACCGGACGGTTCATGTCGGAGCTCCGGGTTCAGATATTTATAGCACCATCCCATCCAGATATTCCTATACGCCACTCTTTGAAGATCCCACATTTTCAGAGGGAAATTTCACGCTCACCGGGAACTGGACCCGGAATCCCGGTACCATGCCAGGAGAGCCCGTATCATTACAGGGAGTGCTCCCAGAGGATCTTTTTCATGATACCTATAGTATTGAGATGAACAAAACTGTTCTTATACCGGATGATACAGGAAAAATCCCATATCTGGTATGGGATATCAAAGGCGATTTTTGGGGGAGCCTGGTGATTGAGTACTCCAACGGCGTTGTGAATTGGACCACATTATGGGATTATACTGCTTATTTCGAAGAGGATGACTGGAGACAACTATTCATTCCGTGGAATTCATGGTATTCTGATCCCTCATACAAAGTCAGATTTTCATTTCAACCATTCAATGGAGTAATAAAAAATGATTTCTCCATCAGGAATATCATGATCGGATATCGGGGAGAAGTAACAAAACCTGAATATGGGTACATGAGCGGTACATCGATGGCAGCTCCAATGGTCTCTGGTATGGCCGGTCTCATCAAGGGAATAGTACCGGATCTCACTGCAGAGGAGGTAAAGCAGGTGATCATGGATACCACTGACCCGCTCCCGTCACTTCAGGAAAGAACCATCACCGGAGGGAGGGTAAACCTGTCAGCAGCTCTGAAATCCCTGAAAAAAGATGATATCATCCCTCTATATCCAGGATGGAATCATGTATCTGTACCCAGGCAACTCAAAGAAGGATATGATACGGCACAGATTTTTGCCAGCGTAAACTCATCCGGACATTCAGTCCTCGTGTATGTGAATAATTCTACCGGATACAAAACGCTCTCAATGAATGATCCGGTGGTCCCACTCCAGGGATACTGGGTCTATTCAACCAGTACCATGGCTGTCCCGGTCAGGCTTTCAGATCAGATAAAACCATTTTCCAGAGAGATTCAGGCAGGATGGTCATCGGTCGGAGGCTGGATGGAGACTGATATTTCAGCAAAAGAGACATTTCATAGTCTGATGAATACCTGGTCATATGCTACCGGGTATGACGCTGTTGTCCAGCAGTACGAAGAGCCAATTATCCGGGGAGGAACCGGAAACCAGAGTGATGAAAGACCGATACAACCTTATCACGGGTACTGGCTGTATTGCTCACAGAATGGAACCTATCAGACAGGATTTGGATAA
- a CDS encoding DUF2178 domain-containing protein — MKYLVFLILSILTGCLVASLIGWAVAVGSLLIPIFAIPLGIIVILASRQHVDEILIDDRTQEIHSRAALRTLEIGIILGIIAAVILYSYVISEPLSPTITGTYKTDDKGVRSMEITVYQPGFIGSPDPVIRTTTIPDVDRMNEFEAMEYSQFRRESFQDNERKGLVGLTLAFGVISLLIIFGVFNLYYTRKY; from the coding sequence ATGAAATATCTGGTTTTTCTTATTCTTTCCATCCTGACAGGCTGCCTGGTTGCATCACTGATTGGATGGGCGGTAGCAGTTGGTTCTCTTTTGATCCCGATTTTTGCAATTCCCTTGGGAATTATAGTCATTTTAGCCAGTAGACAGCATGTTGATGAAATACTAATAGATGACCGGACCCAGGAAATTCATTCACGTGCAGCGCTTCGAACTCTGGAAATCGGGATAATCCTAGGGATAATAGCAGCAGTCATCTTGTATTCATATGTGATTAGCGAGCCCCTTTCTCCAACAATCACCGGAACGTACAAAACCGATGACAAAGGGGTACGATCCATGGAAATCACTGTGTATCAACCGGGTTTTATAGGGAGTCCAGATCCGGTTATTCGTACAACGACTATCCCTGATGTTGACAGAATGAACGAGTTTGAAGCCATGGAATATTCCCAGTTTAGACGGGAGAGTTTTCAGGATAATGAACGAAAAGGACTTGTGGGATTGACACTCGCTTTTGGAGTCATATCTTTGTTGATTATTTTCGGAGTGTTTAACCTCTATTACACCCGTAAATACTAA
- a CDS encoding tetratricopeptide repeat protein, which yields MTDMRRIAPVLMVITVIGIITPCTGVDFSLPGIEGLNVTNVTEIEKEGFLAIDEQDWNKLLSISQSGLEKGLEDPVLYTMKGYALRKLGDSQNALIADSRAIEIQPNPVRYENRAMTHLSLGNYSAALSDAQNALSLKSDYGTAYATKALAFSFLGNNTAATENIDQAFLFMPDNAAILHIAGIVEMNNGNCSAAIAYFERSLAENAEYSLPWPTMPNATIDLEIARNKCS from the coding sequence ATGACAGATATGAGACGTATCGCACCGGTTCTGATGGTTATTACAGTTATTGGAATAATAACTCCCTGTACTGGGGTAGATTTTTCATTGCCCGGAATAGAGGGATTAAATGTTACTAACGTAACAGAAATCGAAAAAGAAGGTTTTTTAGCAATAGATGAACAAGATTGGAATAAATTATTGTCAATTTCTCAAAGTGGATTAGAAAAGGGTCTTGAGGATCCGGTATTGTACACAATGAAAGGATATGCTCTTCGAAAACTGGGAGATAGTCAGAATGCACTTATTGCAGATTCGAGAGCGATTGAGATCCAACCAAATCCGGTGCGATATGAAAACAGAGCGATGACTCATCTTTCCCTGGGTAATTATTCAGCAGCGTTATCTGATGCACAGAATGCTCTATCCTTGAAATCAGATTACGGTACGGCATATGCAACGAAAGCACTTGCATTTTCTTTCCTTGGGAACAACACTGCGGCAACAGAGAACATCGATCAGGCATTCTTATTCATGCCGGATAATGCTGCCATTCTTCATATCGCTGGAATTGTAGAGATGAATAACGGGAATTGCTCTGCTGCAATAGCTTACTTTGAAAGATCTCTTGCTGAAAATGCTGAGTACTCACTTCCCTGGCCTACAATGCCAAACGCAACCATAGACTTGGAAATAGCCAGAAATAAGTGCTCATAA
- a CDS encoding HAMP domain-containing methyl-accepting chemotaxis protein: protein MKFLNNLSMAKKLIIFTIIAVAGLCIVGYIGISSQMQTTDTLNDMYDYNLQNIVYIDDLRANMILYSRSVVNHLAARNAEYRANWEKTMAEQDKDIQESLKRIMVRTDVGKETVVKIENEWNDYTTAVQGLVKLVNEGKMDEARDYRDKETLTRLDTVTATIEEYQKFIIELAETAKKNSDTQAANAFTAMILISLIVAAILIGFAVILTRSITGPLNRVVEMLNELTKGHLSIRLSLDQKDELGVMASTMDNYVEILQKNLIGTLQKVAKGEKNIQLIPAADDQDEIAPAVNTMITTIESVVGEVNGLIADAQEGNLKTRGKPEQFVGSYREIIEGINNMLEAITTPLNEALRVADLFAHAKFGSRFDESVEVRGDLIALKEGLNTVGRELSLVIREVSDQVGALTASAEEAAASVEEVTAGAATLAQSSGLVSTNAESSVRSVEQVLNAMEDLSSSVATIATKVDAVSKLSQEANTLSTNGVTQAGVAEKGITAINDSVNDVGSIIVEIRSQMNEIGKIVDIIGDIADQTNLLALNAAIEAARAGDAGMGFAVVANEVKTLAQESQGSAENIGQIIASLQQQSERAAKAMDQATTEVSKGSDAITDTIQFFHTIADQVEDISQNMVEVASLSEEGAAAVEEITASISEVKNLSELTAQEAIGSSAASEEASAALNQISTVISDLSVIATRINSSMDRLNG, encoded by the coding sequence ATGAAATTTTTAAATAATTTGTCAATGGCTAAAAAATTAATTATATTTACCATTATAGCCGTTGCAGGTCTGTGTATTGTCGGATATATTGGGATTTCCAGCCAGATGCAGACAACAGACACACTGAATGATATGTACGATTATAATCTGCAGAATATTGTGTACATCGATGATCTGAGAGCGAATATGATCTTGTACAGTCGTTCGGTTGTTAACCACTTGGCTGCCAGGAATGCTGAGTACCGGGCAAACTGGGAAAAAACGATGGCTGAACAGGATAAAGACATTCAGGAATCCTTGAAACGAATAATGGTCCGAACTGATGTGGGGAAAGAGACCGTTGTTAAGATTGAGAATGAGTGGAATGATTATACGACAGCTGTACAAGGTCTTGTAAAACTGGTTAATGAAGGGAAGATGGATGAAGCACGAGATTATCGTGATAAGGAAACTCTGACACGACTTGATACCGTGACCGCCACCATTGAGGAATATCAGAAATTCATCATCGAACTTGCAGAAACAGCGAAAAAGAATAGTGATACACAAGCTGCCAATGCATTTACCGCCATGATCCTCATCTCGCTCATCGTTGCAGCCATCCTTATAGGATTTGCTGTAATCCTCACCAGGAGTATTACCGGTCCATTAAACCGGGTTGTTGAGATGCTCAATGAACTCACAAAAGGGCATCTGAGCATACGGCTCTCTCTTGATCAGAAGGACGAACTTGGAGTCATGGCATCAACCATGGACAATTATGTTGAAATACTGCAGAAAAATCTCATCGGAACGCTTCAAAAGGTCGCAAAGGGGGAGAAGAATATCCAGCTCATTCCTGCAGCAGATGATCAGGATGAGATTGCTCCTGCAGTGAACACCATGATTACCACCATTGAATCAGTCGTCGGAGAAGTGAATGGTCTTATTGCAGATGCACAGGAAGGAAACCTAAAGACCAGAGGGAAACCAGAACAGTTTGTTGGATCATACCGGGAGATTATCGAAGGTATCAATAACATGCTTGAGGCTATCACGACCCCACTCAATGAAGCACTCCGGGTAGCAGATCTCTTTGCCCATGCAAAATTCGGATCCCGGTTTGACGAATCTGTTGAGGTGAGAGGAGATCTTATTGCTCTCAAAGAAGGTCTTAACACCGTTGGTAGAGAACTATCACTGGTTATAAGGGAAGTGTCTGATCAGGTAGGTGCCCTCACCGCATCAGCCGAAGAAGCAGCGGCAAGTGTAGAGGAAGTCACCGCCGGAGCAGCTACCCTCGCCCAGAGTTCTGGCCTTGTAAGTACCAATGCAGAAAGCAGTGTCAGATCCGTCGAACAGGTGCTCAATGCCATGGAGGATCTCTCATCATCCGTCGCAACTATTGCAACAAAAGTGGATGCAGTGAGTAAACTCTCCCAGGAAGCAAATACCCTCTCAACAAATGGAGTTACCCAGGCAGGAGTAGCAGAAAAGGGAATCACGGCAATTAATGATTCGGTCAATGATGTCGGATCCATAATTGTTGAGATACGCTCCCAGATGAACGAGATCGGAAAGATAGTAGATATAATTGGAGATATTGCAGACCAGACAAATCTGTTAGCCTTAAATGCCGCAATAGAGGCTGCACGTGCAGGAGATGCAGGAATGGGCTTTGCCGTAGTTGCGAACGAAGTCAAAACCCTTGCCCAGGAATCACAGGGTTCGGCAGAAAATATCGGTCAGATCATTGCATCGCTTCAACAACAATCTGAACGTGCAGCAAAAGCAATGGATCAGGCAACAACCGAAGTATCAAAGGGATCTGACGCGATAACCGATACTATACAGTTCTTCCATACCATTGCTGACCAGGTGGAGGATATCTCACAGAACATGGTTGAGGTGGCGAGCCTTTCAGAAGAAGGAGCAGCAGCGGTTGAAGAGATCACTGCAAGCATCTCTGAAGTGAAGAACCTGTCTGAACTGACAGCCCAGGAGGCAATTGGATCATCTGCGGCATCAGAAGAAGCCTCTGCAGCCTTAAACCAGATATCAACCGTGATATCAGACCTCTCGGTTATTGCCACACGGATAAACAGTTCGATGGATCGTCTGAACGGGTGA
- a CDS encoding PAS domain S-box protein, with protein MNTGGIRFLSSKKEGELCLFFCETLQKEITYIYGSLSVPKGTKLFFYPHFCTAGKSKIDYLKTYFSAYVNPENSGLLFGDVAISKRDILPSNIIHTGPDTCHALVAPVELIHDFAKKGSYFIFPGWLLNWEEYVTGMGFDPSIPTTFFSSSLNGITLLDTGVIPIPEDIIRSFETFAGLHLTILKTGTSYLTAIIEAAICKWRMKQIKDSSTIEDQSVLQSSATQMAVMALISEIASVSEEPEVISRIFIMIQSLFAPEKIEYIPYFSTGPGEISIFPSGEKISEYKSLLIGFERDYYLLDNNEGFVVSLHHKKTTLGILGIFGVSVPDRIREYLNLTLSMTSFLGLAINNSRLWGEIQKITSELEAANDKLRDNNEELLSLTHELQGSNHELIKSQKELADSEEFIKTIVNSANIGIMVLDKDARVLFYNPEMERIFGLKGEPMKGNVVFEFFPYLDKNGPFPYFFDAISGEKIVAPDLEFHLPSRDYCTWISSIFVPVYDKENSIIGVTNYVFDITERKKSEKELMRAYEALKVSQNKLAILSSVTRHDILNKVMVIYGYSEILLAATSNEIEEKSLKNILTAGNDIKNLISFTKEYQELGVQNPIWIQIGEVMSRPSIKSVLNGIELLLLDIPIEIYVDPMFEKVMYNLIDNSHRHGQNVSKITISARQSGDDYLIEYVDNGVGVPNEEKMVIFKQGHGKNTGMGLFLIREILDITKILIRECGLPGEGVRFEMVVPKDSWRKISQE; from the coding sequence ATGAATACGGGAGGTATCCGATTTCTGTCTAGTAAAAAGGAGGGTGAACTCTGTCTCTTTTTCTGTGAGACATTACAAAAAGAGATCACATACATATATGGGAGCCTTTCTGTCCCGAAAGGAACAAAGCTGTTTTTTTATCCACATTTTTGTACTGCAGGAAAAAGTAAAATTGATTATTTAAAGACGTACTTCTCGGCATATGTAAATCCGGAAAATAGCGGATTATTATTCGGCGATGTAGCAATTTCAAAAAGAGACATCCTTCCTTCAAATATCATCCATACCGGTCCGGATACCTGTCATGCCCTGGTTGCCCCTGTTGAACTCATACATGATTTTGCTAAAAAGGGGAGTTATTTTATCTTTCCCGGATGGCTTTTAAATTGGGAGGAATATGTAACCGGGATGGGATTTGATCCATCTATCCCAACTACTTTTTTTTCTTCGAGTTTGAATGGAATTACCCTTTTAGATACTGGTGTTATCCCCATACCTGAAGATATTATCAGATCATTTGAGACCTTTGCCGGATTGCATTTAACGATTCTCAAAACAGGTACTTCATACCTGACAGCGATAATTGAAGCTGCAATCTGCAAATGGAGAATGAAACAAATCAAGGATTCAAGTACCATAGAGGATCAATCTGTCCTCCAATCCTCTGCTACCCAGATGGCAGTAATGGCACTTATCAGTGAGATTGCATCGGTAAGTGAAGAACCGGAGGTAATATCCCGGATTTTTATCATGATTCAATCTCTTTTTGCACCTGAAAAAATTGAATATATTCCCTATTTTTCTACAGGGCCTGGAGAGATCAGTATTTTTCCTTCCGGGGAAAAGATTTCGGAATATAAATCGCTCTTAATCGGATTTGAAAGGGATTATTATCTCCTTGACAATAATGAGGGATTTGTGGTTTCTCTCCATCATAAAAAAACTACACTCGGTATTTTAGGTATATTTGGTGTTTCTGTTCCGGACAGGATACGGGAATATCTTAACCTCACTCTTTCCATGACCTCTTTCCTCGGTCTTGCCATAAATAACTCCCGGTTGTGGGGAGAGATTCAAAAAATCACAAGTGAATTAGAGGCAGCAAATGATAAACTGAGAGATAATAACGAAGAACTTCTATCCTTAACTCATGAGCTTCAAGGCTCAAATCACGAACTTATCAAGAGTCAGAAAGAACTCGCAGATAGTGAAGAGTTTATCAAAACAATTGTAAACTCTGCTAATATCGGAATCATGGTGCTCGATAAAGATGCCCGGGTTTTATTTTATAATCCTGAAATGGAACGCATTTTCGGACTAAAAGGTGAACCGATGAAAGGGAACGTGGTCTTTGAATTTTTCCCTTATTTAGATAAAAACGGACCATTTCCCTATTTTTTTGATGCCATATCCGGAGAAAAGATAGTAGCACCAGACCTTGAATTTCATCTTCCATCCAGAGATTATTGTACCTGGATTTCAAGTATTTTTGTACCGGTTTATGATAAAGAAAATTCCATCATTGGGGTCACGAATTATGTTTTTGATATCACCGAGCGAAAAAAGTCAGAAAAAGAATTAATGAGGGCTTATGAAGCACTCAAAGTATCTCAGAACAAACTGGCAATCCTAAGTAGTGTGACCAGACATGATATCCTCAATAAAGTCATGGTCATCTATGGATATAGTGAGATACTCCTTGCTGCTACTTCAAATGAAATAGAAGAAAAAAGTCTGAAAAATATCCTTACCGCAGGAAATGATATCAAAAATCTGATCTCCTTTACTAAAGAATATCAGGAACTCGGTGTGCAGAACCCTATCTGGATTCAGATCGGGGAAGTGATGAGCAGACCATCGATAAAGTCTGTGCTGAATGGTATTGAACTTTTATTGCTGGATATTCCTATAGAAATTTATGTGGATCCCATGTTTGAGAAAGTAATGTATAATCTCATTGATAATTCACACAGGCATGGTCAGAACGTTTCAAAAATTACAATATCCGCCCGGCAATCAGGCGATGATTATCTAATAGAATATGTTGATAATGGTGTAGGGGTCCCAAATGAGGAAAAAATGGTAATATTTAAACAAGGCCATGGGAAGAATACCGGAATGGGATTATTTTTAATCAGGGAAATACTGGATATTACGAAAATATTAATACGTGAATGTGGCCTTCCCGGGGAGGGAGTCAGGTTTGAAATGGTTGTTCCAAAAGATAGTTGGAGAAAAATATCTCAAGAATAA
- a CDS encoding YegP family protein — protein sequence MTGKFEVYKDKAGEFRFRLKAGNNQVILTGEGYKSKSGCTKGIESVRKNAGNDSRFAVNQDKNGKFRFTLKAANGEVIGQSQSYASEMSCKKGIASVQKNSVDSQIIEISE from the coding sequence ATGACAGGGAAATTTGAGGTTTACAAGGATAAAGCAGGGGAATTTCGTTTCAGATTGAAAGCAGGGAACAACCAGGTTATCCTTACCGGAGAGGGGTACAAATCAAAATCAGGCTGCACAAAAGGAATTGAGTCGGTGAGAAAGAATGCCGGGAATGATTCCAGGTTTGCAGTCAATCAGGATAAGAACGGGAAATTCAGATTTACATTAAAAGCGGCAAATGGAGAGGTCATTGGGCAAAGCCAGTCATATGCTTCAGAAATGTCATGTAAAAAGGGTATTGCCTCGGTGCAGAAAAACAGTGTTGATTCTCAGATCATCGAGATCTCCGAATGA
- a CDS encoding desulfoferrodoxin has translation MQEVYQCGVCGKIVQIVVDGKGTLVCCNQPMSFVQEKSGELEGKEKHVPVLEKTSTGVIVKVGSVPHPMAEDHYIVQIEIIGENFQQISMLKPGDSPEAEFSVPLDKVVKARIFCNKHGFWVNT, from the coding sequence ATGCAGGAAGTCTATCAATGCGGTGTTTGTGGAAAAATTGTTCAGATAGTAGTTGACGGAAAGGGCACCCTTGTCTGTTGTAACCAACCGATGTCATTTGTCCAGGAAAAAAGTGGAGAGTTGGAAGGGAAAGAAAAACATGTTCCGGTTCTTGAGAAGACTTCTACGGGTGTAATAGTCAAAGTAGGATCAGTTCCCCATCCGATGGCTGAGGATCATTATATCGTGCAGATTGAGATAATCGGTGAGAACTTCCAACAGATCTCCATGCTTAAACCAGGAGACTCCCCGGAAGCAGAATTTTCAGTTCCTTTAGATAAGGTAGTAAAAGCTAGAATATTCTGTAACAAACATGGTTTCTGGGTTAATACGTAA
- a CDS encoding DUF937 domain-containing protein → MDSIVSELMKEVASGDNLASISQSVGGDPSAVQSALGMAMPLILGSMSNNASKSGGMDAMMGMVSQMSGANPMDNLSGFLSGSQPSGSAGLVSSLLGSQLGPIQDAIAKKTGLPPAIVGKILQIAVPIVLGKVGSMVSGGGMDKNGLSNLLGEQSKMAMQSSPDVADIAQLLLASQGGSGGIMGSLKKIFKG, encoded by the coding sequence ATGGATTCTATTGTTTCGGAACTGATGAAAGAGGTAGCATCGGGTGATAATCTCGCTTCAATCAGCCAGTCTGTAGGAGGAGATCCGAGTGCTGTTCAATCTGCCTTAGGAATGGCAATGCCCCTGATCCTTGGTTCCATGTCAAATAACGCATCAAAGTCAGGTGGTATGGATGCTATGATGGGTATGGTCTCCCAGATGAGTGGTGCAAATCCGATGGATAATTTAAGTGGATTTTTAAGCGGTTCCCAGCCTTCTGGAAGCGCAGGACTTGTTTCCAGCCTGCTTGGAAGTCAGCTTGGCCCGATACAGGATGCAATAGCGAAAAAGACTGGACTCCCTCCTGCAATTGTTGGAAAAATTCTTCAGATTGCCGTTCCTATCGTCCTTGGAAAGGTAGGTTCTATGGTTTCAGGAGGAGGTATGGATAAGAACGGGCTTTCAAACCTCCTTGGTGAGCAATCGAAGATGGCCATGCAATCATCACCGGATGTCGCCGATATAGCCCAATTACTCCTTGCCTCCCAGGGGGGAAGCGGGGGTATCATGGGTTCATTGAAAAAGATCTTCAAAGGGTAA
- a CDS encoding chemotaxis protein CheW, translated as MGTYTMNYEEEEPVVIENTRKSTASGRTRDGGTHQFVEFILGHENFAVNLFHTREVITPTEITPLPNAPAYITGIMDLRGIITTIVDLKQMMNIQTSSDGKKRARIIILDQDISKKPVGILVDDVSSVTTYAAGDIDHDADDTAHRGRSILGVIRRKGKEGGKDGHSLVLWLDIHTMIERISGEI; from the coding sequence ATGGGAACCTATACGATGAATTATGAAGAAGAAGAACCGGTAGTCATAGAGAATACCCGCAAATCCACTGCATCCGGCCGGACACGAGATGGCGGAACACATCAGTTTGTTGAGTTCATCCTCGGCCATGAGAACTTTGCCGTCAATCTTTTTCACACCCGTGAGGTGATAACCCCAACCGAGATTACTCCACTTCCCAATGCACCTGCATACATCACCGGGATTATGGATCTTCGCGGGATAATTACCACAATTGTTGATCTGAAACAGATGATGAATATACAGACCAGCTCAGATGGGAAAAAACGAGCCAGGATCATTATTCTTGACCAGGATATCTCAAAAAAACCGGTTGGCATTCTCGTCGATGATGTTTCATCAGTGACCACCTATGCAGCGGGTGATATTGATCATGATGCTGATGACACAGCCCATCGTGGCCGAAGTATTCTGGGTGTTATCAGGAGAAAAGGAAAAGAAGGCGGGAAAGACGGACATAGCCTGGTTCTCTGGCTGGATATTCATACTATGATAGAGAGAATATCAGGTGAGATATAA